A single window of Podarcis raffonei isolate rPodRaf1 chromosome 9, rPodRaf1.pri, whole genome shotgun sequence DNA harbors:
- the SMYD5 gene encoding histone-lysine N-trimethyltransferase SMYD5 gives MAAPMSDTFSFCMDPAGQARRALEVRFISNVKGKGLFATRNIKKGETIFVEKPVVSAQFLWNALYKYRACDHCLRALETAEENAQRLLGKPQALPHPEQCSIRKELHQHCPACQVAYCSAECRQLAWEQYHQVLCLGPSRQDPNHPLSKLQEAWRNIHYPPETSSIMLMARMVATVKQAKDKDWWIKLFAQFCSKTANEEEEIVHKLLGDKFKGQLEVLRVLFTEALYDDHLSRWFSPEGFRSLFALVGTNGQGIGTSSLSQWVHACDALELPPQEREQLDAFINQLYKDIERETGEFLNCEGSGLYMLQSCCNHSCIPNAETSFPDNNFLLHLTALEAIGPGEEICISYLDCCQRERSRHSRNKTLRENYLFVCSCPKCLAQANDPDVTSEEEDEEEEEVEGEPDDAELEDEMTDV, from the exons ATGGCGGCTCCCATGAGTGACACGTTCTCCTTTTGTATGGACCCCGCCGGCCAAGCCCGCCGCGCCCTGGAGGTGCGATTCATCAGCAACGTAAAG GGCAAAGGACTCTTCGCCACCAGAAACATCAAGAAGGGGGAAACAATTTTCGTCGAGAAGCCGGTGGTGTCTGCCCAGTTCCTCTGGAATGCCCTGTATAAATATAGAG CCTGCGACCATTGCTTGCGAGCGCTGGAGACGGCGGAAGAAAATGCGCAGAGGCTCCTGGGGAAACCCCAAGCCCTTCCTCACCCGGAGCAGTGCAGCATTCGGAAGGAGCTCCACCAACACTGCCCCGCTTGCCAA GTGGCTTATTGCAGCGCAGAGTGCCGCCAGCTTGCCTGGGAACAGTATCACCAGGTTTTGTGCCTGGGGCCATCCAGACAGGACCCCAACCACCCGCTCAGCAAACTGCAGGAGGCCTGGAG GAACATCCATTACCCCCCTGAGACTTCAAGCATCATGCTCATGGCCAGAATGGTTGCAACTGTCAAGCAG GCAAAGGACAAAGACTGGTGGATCAAACTCTTCGCTCAGTTCTGCAGCAAAACAGCCAACGAGGAAGAGGAGATCGTCCACAAACTCCTGGGGGATAAATTTAAG GGCCAGCTGGAAGTCCTGCGTGTCCTTTTCACCGAAGCCCTTTATGACGACCATCTCAGCAGG TGGTTCTCCCCGGAAGGCTTCCGGTCGCTTTTCGCCCTCGTCGGCACCAACGGACAGGGGATAGGAACCAG CTCATTGAGCCAGTGGGTCCACGCCTGCGACGCCTTGGAGTTACCCCCCCAGGAGCGAGAGCAGTTGGACGCCTTCATAAACCAGCTGTACAAGGACATAGAGAGAG AGACAGGGGAGTTTCTGAATTGTGAAGGGTCTGGCCTCTACATGCTGCAGAGTTGCT GTAACCACAGCTGCATCCCCAATGCCGAAACCTCGTTCCCGGATAACAATTTCCTCCTGCACCTGACGGCCTTGGAGGCTATTGGGCCGGGAGAG GAGATCTGCATCAGCTACTTAGACTGTTGCCAACGAGAGCGAAGCCGCCACAGCCGCAACAAGACCCTCCG GGAAAACTACCTGTTCGTTTGCTCCTGCCCCAAGTGCCTGGCACAAGCCAACGACCCGGACGTGACGTCGGaagaggaggacgaggaggaggaagaagttgaAGGGGAGCCGGACGACGCAGAACTGGAGGACGAGATGACGGACGTTTGA